One window of Streptococcus suis genomic DNA carries:
- a CDS encoding ISL3 family transposase: protein MEQLYHTTELIGIKDKNIKILFVLKHQTHLEIRAKLDYDSPRCPHCQGKCIKYDFQKSSKIPILDCQGFPTLLLLKKRRFQCKSCQKVTVSETALVKKNCQISQPIWEKVTQLHTENMTNIAIARRLHISVSVVQRKLTQFQFEHDFTTLPKVLSWDEFCRNKGKLAFIAQNFETRSIVTILDNNRQTTIKNYFYKYPRAVRETVEVVTVDMSGSYIPIIKQLFPRAKIVLDRFHIIQHLSRAMMTTRIDIMKTFDTRSLPYRSMKNHWRILQKDSRKLSLNRFFSRTFGQTVTPREVIQKTLNFSVELKFYYELYQILLFHFQEKNSKHFFELLEDNLNLVNSTFRTVFKTFLKYKTYITNAMELPYSNAKLEATNKLIKDIKRQAFGFRNFTNFKTKIYIALNIKNERTNFVLSRC, encoded by the coding sequence ATGGAACAACTTTATCATACCACAGAACTAATCGGAATCAAAGACAAAAATATCAAAATTCTCTTCGTTTTGAAACATCAGACCCATCTAGAAATCAGGGCAAAGCTAGATTACGACAGTCCTCGTTGTCCTCATTGCCAAGGAAAATGCATCAAGTACGATTTTCAAAAGTCGTCAAAGATTCCGATTTTAGATTGTCAGGGCTTTCCGACCCTCCTCCTGCTTAAGAAACGGAGGTTTCAATGCAAATCTTGCCAAAAAGTGACTGTATCTGAGACTGCTCTAGTCAAGAAAAACTGTCAGATTTCCCAACCTATTTGGGAGAAAGTGACGCAACTCCATACAGAAAACATGACCAATATAGCCATCGCTAGGAGACTACATATCTCCGTGTCGGTCGTCCAGAGGAAACTGACTCAGTTTCAATTTGAGCATGATTTTACGACATTACCAAAAGTCTTGAGCTGGGATGAATTTTGTCGGAACAAGGGGAAACTCGCCTTTATTGCTCAGAATTTTGAGACGAGATCGATTGTGACCATTCTTGACAACAACCGCCAAACCACCATCAAGAACTATTTCTACAAGTATCCTAGGGCGGTCAGAGAAACTGTCGAGGTCGTAACAGTGGACATGTCGGGTAGCTATATTCCCATCATCAAACAACTATTTCCAAGAGCTAAAATTGTCCTTGATAGATTTCACATTATCCAACACCTGAGCCGTGCTATGATGACGACTAGAATTGATATTATGAAGACTTTCGATACGCGTTCCCTACCTTATCGATCCATGAAAAATCACTGGCGTATTCTCCAAAAAGATAGCCGTAAACTGTCTCTGAATCGCTTCTTTTCCCGCACTTTCGGGCAAACAGTAACACCGAGAGAGGTTATCCAGAAGACATTGAATTTCTCTGTGGAACTGAAATTCTATTACGAACTCTATCAGATCCTTCTCTTCCATTTCCAAGAGAAGAACTCGAAACATTTCTTCGAACTTCTAGAGGACAATCTGAATCTTGTCAATTCAACCTTTAGGACTGTTTTTAAGACATTTCTAAAATATAAAACTTACATCACGAACGCCATGGAGCTTCCATATTCCAACGCTAAACTGGAAGCGACCAATAAACTCATCAAAGACATTAAGAGGCAAGCGTTTGGCTTTAGGAACTTTACGAACTTTAAAACCAAGATATATATTGCTTTAAACATCAAAAATGAGAGAACGAATTTCGTCCTCTCTAGGTGTTAG